The DNA region TACAATTTCACCCGACGTAAAAATGGCGCAAAACGCGTTAGCAGGAGTAGCATTTCGTCAACTCAAACAAAGGCACTTTCAATAAAATGTCTCAATTTTTTAAATCCCACGATTCACCAATTTTTTCAAGCCCCATTCAATCATACAGATAGACTCTAATGTACTAAACAAACGCGAACTATCACGGTTCAGTCATTTGTTTAATTTTCCCTCAGCCCTTCCAAAATCCCGAACCTGAAATCGCAtcgaaatttaggggatgacaaCTCCGCCATCTTGAACATTCGGTTATACGCTCGGTTATAGGTTGCGTTCGCAAACTTACTTCGAGAGTAGAGTGAAAGTATGACCATATGATCAGAAATATACTCCGATCTTTACTCCGAGCTCGTGGTTCACAAGTTTACTCTGACAAACGTCACCGTAAGGTCATAAATAATATTTACATTTTCATCAGGGATAAATGTTTGAGTATCCATGACAGAGAGTCCAGAGACAACCCTTTGTGCATTTTAATCTTGAATTTTGGCTGTCATAAATGTATAACATGGGTCCTGAAAATTATAATGTCTTCTTGGAAACCTCATGTCAAAACCGTCAGAGTATAACTTTACCCACTTCAAAAGCACAGTTTACTGCGAGGAAGTTTATGAACGCTTACAGAGCATACTTGGTCTTCCTCGGAGTAAGTTCGTGAACTCTTCGGAATGGTTTTATCactgaaattattaatttcattattcatttcattttttcattattatttatttcatttttttcaattggcGAGATCTACTTCCTGTCGAGGCTCATTTACACCAATCTCACCTGTGAAAATTCTATCGACCGCGACCACGACGCTCTGCGAGCTCGTTTGTCCGATGTGTTCCTTCGAACTCGGATCCGGAGGTTTATGCGCAGGCCCGGACAGAAACTCCGGTCGCACCCCGGTCCCTATCAGCTGCGCCAGTTCCAGCTGTGATATGCACTTGAGGATGTCCAACCAGCTGTTACCCAGGTAATTGCCGTCCGTGTGCGCCACCATTATCAGGGTCTTGATGGTGTCGATGTTCTTCGCTTTCATGTCCATGATTGGCGAGTTGGCGGTCAGCAGGGTGAATCTGGCCAGTGCTTGAACGTAGGCGTCTCTCTCCAGGGACATGTGGAAGATGCAGGCGATGCGTATGGCGCAACGGATGCCGTCCAGGCAGAGGCTGGCCACTTCCGGATCGTCGCAGTCTTGTAAGCCTGGAAAAAGGGATAGGAtgacgtgcgttcaaaaaaattcggtAAGCACAAACATtacagagtagaaagatgggaaacgaagctactaaagtgatgtgagcgccatctgtgtttcaaatgtgtcaTTTAGACGTTAAGAcaggttaaaatattaatttgagggccatttgcagaaacatatggaTTCCTCAGCCTGGATtatgaaactctggaacaggtcgagcagttcaaatacttgggaagcttcataaatactagggctaaccagGACACGGAAatgcacaaccgtatcaattcggcatcacgggcattctggaagctaaaagacagagtgtttcaaaatcacgacctcaatctgaagaccaagacagctgtttacaaagcagtcgtcctcccatcgcttctttacggaaacgaaagctggacgccctagaggcgacatattaaacagcttgaacaaacgcaacaacgtcatctaagacaaatattgcacatcagatggttccacaaagtcttgcaacgcgtgagttgtacaacaattgagactcaagtaacgagagcccgactcagaaaagcggccacattctgaggatgcaagacacaaaactccccaaaatagctctgtatggcgaattcacagagggaactcggaaaccaggaggccagtataagcggttcaaggatatactgcatccatctctaaaatcagttaatgccaatcataactgggaacaactagcgttagacagatcacagtggaggtcttcggtccacagttataatggagattcgagaagaatacagcggcagccagatctggatggtgactatccatgcccggagtgtggaaggatctatagGTCACGGCTGGGTCTCTtgagtcacaggagggcacacagtcgcaagtagccccaagaaattataagtttgatcgcaccgatagttttgttttgagtctttttgtagattcattctaggcaacgggatacagcaatgatgatgatgaaattttttaagatttcacatGGCGATTTCGATCGAGGTTTTGAACGTTTTGATTCTCgaaccgctttttgtttatgtAGCTTTTCTAGTTgctaattattgaatttttccgtCTAATTTCTTCGTGGAAAccccaaaatatcgttcgaaaattattgaatggtgaagaactgtggttcaaataataaaatagattttccgaagtggataaaatttttagGGCGTGAAGACAATGACTTCAAACACTACTGAccacaccatgtgcagtgaaatttttactgcaagtcaattgagaactgttcatccacgtgaagtgttgtatgcagaaagcattccctgcatgaagggcccatttaggggaaattatgacctttctacgtccattcaatgattctcaattgctactccctcaatatatttagaaatgcaaaggttttattgatttcgatttgggaatcgagcGACAGTCAAATtgtttctcttcataaactttttagggttttcactcccaatctctgaaacaaaatcaattaaaaatgaaatcaacgatttgctcctgcgtaaattcttgcactaatttgtcaggagcaaattaactagaaaaaattgttgcctgacaatgaactcaaaataaataacgttgaaattataattcttcgtaacgtttcggagtctatatcagactccttcatcagacggaaaaatctacttttgaaaatcttctgaattgtcgctttttgtctgacattaattgtcaacacacagaaacagagactgcacagaaacgttgattcatttaattttgaaattaccggatgtcaaattgttgtttggaaagtcaaaattATATGAAACCTGCTTTGAGTGttttattaattcatttatcaatttgtatattgtgtcataaagagaccatatcataaagaaatcaaaaagaaactatactgaggGGCTAACATAAAGGTGTTGtattatacctctgtaaggtttttttcaattgttgttctgaaaattctggaactaatatgaaaaaaaattcttgaaatgtgTACCTATGGTATGATGGTATATTAAattttggttcatattaatttctgatatatgtaaattgtacaatttcaaccaagtttattaattcaaaacaacccaTTTCACAGAAATGAGTAACACCTTTGACgaatagcagatcaccatatacttttatgtcctagtcaaagctctatttgttgtccttaattttgaatatttgtagcttttttataaattgcaaataaaaatacagcacatccgacagcgtatttcattgaccccaattgattccaaacattGCTCagctgaaaactaacatcctgatcacaaaacaaaaccatatttTGGTTTCGTAGCTCAGAATGTTTGTtatctggtctcaacaaagtcgatattgaaattcaatacaaggaatagaattcgaatttcgcgcccctcaataaTAAACAGAAAACCGTtataaaacagtttttctgtattgacagtacgttttcagcgccatcttaTTGTCAaacgtgttttcactgaccaaaatgtagtcggtttttagtactagagatatgagggcatTTCCtgtctttctactctataaatCTTTGGCTGTTTGATTTTGCAGGTGGATAATCTATGCTCGAACATCAGGCTTTGTCGACTTACCAACACTAAATGCGGCCAAAAACGACGTCCACGCCATCTTGAACATAGGCCGAACATGTTCCAAATGTTTAGCCAAGGTGAACGGAGTCTGAACATGAGAAACGGATTCCATCAGATTCTTAGCAGCGGTCGAAATCGCCTCCATCTCCATATTGAACAATATCTTCCTCCTCTTCTCGCTGTTTATCTGTTGCTTTCCGGGCTTATTGATCGTGGCCTTCATCTTGATTTCGTGTCCCGCTATTTCATCGTAGATCTGCGACAGATATTCTTCCGGAACGTCCTTGCTCTCCGTACTCCCCCTGTTCAATTTGATGTATTGCTCTTTGGTCATTTTGTTCTTCACTTGGGGCGAATGGAGGTCGGTGGTGAGCATTATTATGGAAAAACCCAGGACGTATGCCGTATCTGCACTGGAAAAGTAGGTGTTGTTCGGATTGCAGCTGCAATAACGACTCGCGAATTTTTCCATCAACCTTGAAATGAGAAAAGATACAAATGTAACTCATGAGTAAAGCCATTAAAACACAGAAACACTTCAATATCACAATTAAAATGGTGAGTAGCTTGTATGAACTTCGAAAAACAAGATTATAAAGTAGATTCAACCAAAACAATGGACAAGTCGTGTGACCATACCGTTCAAATTAGCAATAATATACTGAATCCGTAAGAAATGGAGTGCCTGATTTTAGAAGAGCCATCGCATAGGAAAAAAGTGACATTTTCTATGGAAAAAAGTTAGTTTCAGCCATTATTTTACCTGTCAATCTTTTGAGCCTCTCCCGGTAATCTAAAACCATCCAGGAAGTGTCTCAGAGCGGCAACGAAATCCATGTTGCTGAATTCCAACTGATCGACATAAGCGTACATAGCACCTTTCGAAAAATCATCATTTTCTCCCAAGAAATCCCCTATGAGCGTTTTATCCAAACGGTCATCATTCAGCAGAAACCTAGCCACATCTTCGTGTTCAGTCCCCAATAAACCTTGTTCCTGAAGGAACTGTAAGCCTTTTCTAGGTTTTTTGTTGAACATTTCGATCCCCGTCTCCCAAACctggaaaataaatattattcaaCCATTCAGATTAActccccaaaaaaaaaaccttacttCTTTCTGTTGTTTGACAACTTCCAGCTGTTCGGGGGAATCTAACATCTCGTTATTTCCTCCAGAACTGTCTAGGGAATGTAAGCTATTAACAGAGCCACTTCTAGATTTCAATGaggaattgtcagtctcttttGGAGGTTGTTCTCCTACCGTTGATTGAAGGTTAGGATTCACATATAAATCTTTGCTCCATTCAACCATACACTTTAAAATAGACACCAAGCATTCCAAGCCTGAAAAAATGTTCATAAAAATCACCCAAGTCGTAATAAACTTACgaatgattaaaaaaaaaacctttattTTATATTACCTCTTATCTTCATCGCTTTTTCTTGGTTAGGAGAAGCCCCCAATTCAATGGTATGCCTCCCTTGCGCAACTTTGAATAAATCGTTGATCAGACGCTCAAACAAATTGGCGGCAGATAAATCACAGTCATAGTTGACGTATATGTCAACAACACTTTGCGCATCACTGCAAATTCTTGTCAGGGCCTGAATAACCATCCACTTATGCTCAAAAGATGAATTTGTAGTCTCCAAAATGTTCAGGAATATTTCCTTGAAAAACACTTCAATTTGCATCTTCAAGTGAAGCTTGAAGTTGGATAACAATGCTAAAAATATTGTTAAAGACAGTTCGAACACTTTCGGTATCGAACTGACCCCATTTTTGGACAATGCAACACATAAGTATTGTTTGATTGCTGTTATAAACATTTCATTGGATCGAAATACAGGTCCTGCATTCTGCAATATGGATAGTAATAGTTGAAGAGATAAGATTTTAGATCGTAATTCGTGGGACTTTGGATCTGGAGTGCCATCGGGTAGGGGTTTCATAGACAGCTTACACAGCGCTCGGAACACTAAGAACGCATCTTTTTGTAAAATATGGGTGAATTTTGCCGTACTCATTGAGTCATTTTCACTATGGGTGTCCACACTTTCTTGTGATGGTATTCTGTAAGAACAAACAAGATTAAAAGTAGGTCTGCCTTCAATGTAGATCAAAAGATCAGTAGATTTAATACACTGGCTTAGACACAGAGGATTTACATGTGACAGAAGCACAGCACTCCAAGATTTAATGAAAACTCCCATTTAacaccaaaaattttcgtttattAATCTAATAAAAGAAATCTACACATTTgagcatttgaaaaaaatattctgaagaaatgaaagttttcatCAAGATTCATCAAGAACATTTCCCTTccaaattttgatatgaatTTTGTTCAAAAAATCCCCATACTTAACAAgctaaaaatttatgaaaaaaaggcTCGAAATTCTGGtaaatttcaattaatttagAATTGGACTGTGGCCAAAATCAATAGGCTTTGTCATGCTTCAGATGAGCACTGGCACGCAAAATTTCACATAGATAGATTCAAAATTGCGAACTGTAGTATGCCAAATACAATTtcttttaaaaattcaaataatttctcTACGTCCTCTGAAACTGCTGATAGTTTTTCttccacaaaaaaatttttaagttACAAACCTTGTGATAACTGAGTGTAAACTAGCTGTATCAAGTTGCTCAACCGATGAATCGCCACTAGACGTGTAGCCATTCGGTTTCTCCTCTGCCTTCTGTTCAACATTCTCAATTACAAGTTCAACAactctttcagttttctcagaCTTAGATGAGACACTATCACTCAATTCATTAATCGCATTACAGATAATATCATCTAAAATTTCGGCAACAATTACTTCTGGACTCTCCGGACTATCCACACTTTCACTacaattaatttcaatttttggacattctacattcccattttccccACTATTACAAAGTTTATCAGttgagttatttttttttatatcacaaTTTCTTCCTGTGGTATTGTCTTGTTGGAGATTCAACTGGGATTGTACCTCGGCTTCAAGAGCTTGGTTTTCCATCCTTGTGAAAATAACATTCAACATTTGGGTTAGAGTGGCTCTAGCTGTTGTTTGATTGACAAGATTTTTACTGGCCAAAAATATATTGTAGCATGTTCGTACTGCCAATAAGATAGTTCCTTCATGCACTTCCACATGCTGGCTTGTGACCACTGTCAGTAAAGCTTTGATAATTTGAAGTTGGACACCTGGGAAATACCAGAAAATTCTATTAGTGCTTCATTTAACTCAAGGAATATAAATTACCTTCATCTGTTTGCGGTCCGGTGAAACAGGCGCAAATTGTTTCCACAATTCTGTCAATCAACAGTTTTCCTGGTGTAGTGGAATCTGGAACATTGGCAGTCAAGTGTCCATATGCTATCAGCTTTTGCAAGCAATCCAATGCCGTAACTACAATCCTAGCAGATTTACTCTGGCATGCCAACTCAAaaggaagaaaatatttttctgtagtCAGTATATTTGCCTCTCCACTCTTGGGTATTGGTAAAGCATCAGAGGTCTGAGTTTCAATAGTGGTGTCATTCTCAagttctttttttatttcttctaaAAAAACATGAAATCGAAATTTAAGAGTGAACATCAAAAGAACTGTAAATAGATGTAGCAATATCTTACCAAGAGCAACTTCACAGGCCCTCTTCAGCTGTGAATGATGGGACTTCTTAATCTCCCTATCATTGAGAATTTTTTCTAGTGCTCGTATAATAAACATTTCTttagtttttgaatttgattgCATCATTATATAAGGCTTGAAACAATTAAATTAATCCCTTTCTAAAGGGATCATCGTCTATGACGTGTAGCGATTTCTATTGCTTCAGACATTATCAACACATATTCACATCCTTTCAATATACAATagtcaataaaataaataatttcaaaaaactacAACGTCTGATTTCACACACTCGTCATATTCAGAGaaacaagatttttttttaatctaatGTTTATTACAATTGGCTAACATACGAAAAGTGTCAAATGCCAAAAAATGACAACAATGCAAAACGTCAGCTGCGTGCCAATCGTCAGTCCGGCCAatcattcaaaattcaaatcagAGAATTATTTTACAATTTACCTGTGCTTTGCAAAATCAAACGGCATTCTTACAAACTTGCAGTGTGAAAACTGTTAAGTCGTCTCATTCCAATCAAGAAATATGAAGGATTTAATAGAAGAAAAAAGTCCGAGttgaaatatctgaaaataCCATTTGGCAGCATTGTTTTTCCTGGTTTGTATTTTTCTGTGTTTACTTATTTCCCAGCCCCAGCATCAAAAgaaaacattgaattttccCGTGTGCAACGTTTTCATCTGGAAAAACTGCATTGATCAATTACAACTCTCTATAGGTCTTGTTATGGACCCTTTTGTAATTATAAATGGGGAACAATGGTAATTTCTCGAAAAGGACTCTCGTAACTCTAATTGAAGTATTCTCTTCTTTAGGGATATACTTTATTGTTGCGTCTGTCTCACATCTTTAGATAAAGTAAAACCTCCAGCTTTGAGTATAGAGATGAAGGAAAACTTCGAACTTGGTGAAAGACTGGAATCTGTTTATCCTTTACtggatatcatattcgaatatttgaaTGATAAAGATTTAGATAACGTTATGAATGTGAAAAAATCATGGGGATCGATTGCTGAAAGGCTTCTTAAAAAGAGGTCCCAGCCTTGTTGGGTGACATGCTACCAAGATCGtggaaatgttttttttaaagACAGTGGTAATTTACATTTCAACAATGCAAGTGCTGCAATTGTTTTATTCGGGAGACATTACAATCTGAATGAATACATTTCTTTACATGAAGACACAAACACTTTTCAGCAAATGAAATGTAGGTTGTTGAAAATACACAAAAACAATTCTTATTTCATACACATGTTCAGTTGTAGAAtattttaataaggagataaTAAGCAGAAACATAAGTTTTTGCATATTAACATGCCCAAAGGTTGTCTCATATTTCTCTCAAGATGTAGAAAACAGATATGGATCAATTTTTGATACGTTGTTTCTGCCTGTCATACCTGGAATAAGAACTACTATGTTTTACTGCAATTTTTCCAAACTAAAGAAAAACCCAGGTCTCTTGGAAAAACATATTAAACCAAGTGAGGAAGTCAAATGTCTCCTTCTCTTCGATGAATATGATATACGAAGCTCTGTTGATCATTTGTTCAAGATTATTCTGAAGGAGTGAGTAGCTTTCATTTTATTTCCTGCAGACCTTATTATACTGGTTTGCTTTTTTCCAAAGTATTCATAGCTTGAGTTTAACTGCATTCTTGCAGCTTTTTGTTTATAGGGGTTGATGTGCAGTAGGAATTGGAAATAATAATCTtgttttcttaaaaaaaaaaaacaggtatTTTGAAATGTCGATTATTTCTACACGGAATCAAATCGTGAAAAAAGGATTCAtctaaaatatttatatatcatttatattgagCATGCTCTGACAAACAAGATAGTAAGTCGATTATTTTTAAGTCAAATTTACCAGCTTGGATCTACAAATAAGTTTGTTGTTCCTTATATGATAGCTTCTTGAACACTGGTGATTTTCAACACATTGGGGAAAAAGTATCTATATGAActcattcaaaaataaattttagaACTAAACCAGAAGAATTAGCACTTGGAGGCGGGCTTATCCATGGTATAGACGCTTTCAACAAACAAAAGGAAATTCCTGAGATAActcgaaacaaaaatgaaaCGTTCTGCATAGCGTTCACAAAAGAACGGGGTACGGAACCAAATTTTAATGCTGCTTCATTTGTTATAAGAGGTAGTGAGCTCACTGAAGAAGAACTGAATGAAGAACTGCTGAAGGTGAGCCTTGCATTAGTAGATTTTTTGCAACAGTTGCGTCTAGTGGGGGGGGTTCTTACTCTGCTCTTTTGCATTATGAAAGAGGTGATACGATACCCTGTAATTTTACACAATTCACTTTCAGTTCAAAAAGAACATCATTATGAGGAGTAATAGCATTGCTTTAAGAGTATGCTGCCAagcaaaaaaaggaaaaaagaagGAATCCCTCATATTCAATGCTCATTTCCCAAATACTTCACTACTTGGTTTAGAAGCAGCTGGAGAGATAGGTTGGAACTGTTTCAACCTACCACATGCAGAAGGTGAAATATTTTGCTCTcattaaaaatttcacataatgaAAATGCATTAGTTCCAGAACCTGTTGAGAGCAAACCAAAGAAGTCCAAAAAACACTACCCGAAGTTCCAACATGAATGGTCAACAGTTTTTGTTGTGATTACCTGGGGTGATATTGTTGAAATGtgatttatttaattttattgatgTACAAGATGTTGAGATTATTATATCCATACTAATATTTTCTGCTGCTAAACTTGAGATATATTGATGTATTTGATGGAGAAATAAAATGATATTTGTTCAATTGAGTTTTTTCATATTTACAAGAAGACTAAATACATAATTTCTGTATTTGTATAATCTATTACATTCTTTCCAACGTGTTTGCTCAGCACCTTCCTGCCATTATATCGGTCCTCTTCTCATCTACACAATCTTGAAAAGCTTGTacaatatttgaacatttcattgGGTTTTTTGCATTCTCCTTATAACAAGCTAAGACCTCCTGTTGAACATCATGACATGGCGGTAAAAGTTTTGATATTTCTCTAGAATCCTTCAGTGGCACCTTCTTAGTATCCAACTATAAAAAATTGTTGGTCATGTTTTACTTGCTTTCAATCAAAcattacatatacagggtgcctATTAGAAGTTAACAGATAATTGTAGTTGGTAACCATCTACGGCATAACTGGGAGTCATAAAtccttgaaattatttcaaaaaagaagGTAAACCTACCTGTCTGTAGAAAATTTTAAACAAGTGCAATATATATTTAACCACaggtgggacaccctgtatatcaagaGTAGTTTTAAAGCAATCCTTTTCAATACTCACAGTCTTCTTGTATTCTTCCTCCATAATATCGTTTATCTTCTTATGACAATCTTCTAAATTCTTGATCCTATTTTCCCAGTACTCATCATTTTTCTTTAATTCCTCCAGCTTTTGCTGCCGAATTTGAAGCGAGGTTAGACTAGGTTCTTGCAGAAATAAAGGAACTCCAAGAATCTGAACATTGTTGGATGCGGATAATGATTCCTCTGGCTCTTGATTTCTTACCTGTTCTGCCAGAAAAAAAATAGAGTTATATAATCAACCTCATACAGAAATCAATAACGAGTGGCTTGAAAAAGGTTTGATTGAGTTACAGGACAGGGTGAAATGCCATCAGAACGAAtatattttcaagaaatacCAACTTTGTTTTCCTTTAAGGCGTTCGACAACATCATCTGATACTTTTATAACGTTAGCTGCATTATCATTTTCTATTGTTATTTTTCTTGTTCTACTAGTATTTCCACCCATGTCGTGGATTATTATATCATAAAGTTTTAATTTAATTGGTTTTCCAAAATTTCACATCGACGATCAAATGCCTTTCGACACTGACATCGAAATTTCAGAATTCGACAAATgataaaaacaaaagttaggttaaatttttgacatttaaGGTACGAGCACTCATAGAAATAgaaaccatttttttatggctctggattctatgaaaatttaaaattttaaataaaatttcCGGGAATATCTAAAATATGTACTTTATTCGTTATTCTTTCAGAGAACAACTCTAAATTTGAatcaaaaataactttttttgacTGCAGATATAAAAGAGCAGCTGTACAATTACAGATCTACATAATGGCAAGTAAAAATACAAGGAAAAATTTAGAATATAAAATCTTAGGTTacttaataaaataaataaatattaatacAATAAAAACATAGCAACCGAGAGTCCCAGTCCAAAGTACAATGTGCTTAATCTTCGAATCGTCCTAATACTACATTTTTCAAAAGAGGTCCAACTTCTTTA from Coccinella septempunctata chromosome 1, icCocSept1.1, whole genome shotgun sequence includes:
- the LOC123322854 gene encoding brefeldin A-inhibited guanine nucleotide-exchange protein 1 isoform X2 encodes the protein MMQSNSKTKEMFIIRALEKILNDREIKKSHHSQLKRACEVALEEIKKELENDTTIETQTSDALPIPKSGEANILTTEKYFLPFELACQSKSARIVVTALDCLQKLIAYGHLTANVPDSTTPGKLLIDRIVETICACFTGPQTDEGVQLQIIKALLTVVTSQHVEVHEGTILLAVRTCYNIFLASKNLVNQTTARATLTQMLNVIFTRMENQALEAEVQSQLNLQQDNTTGRNCDIKKNNSTDKLCNSGENGNVECPKIEINCSESVDSPESPEVIVAEILDDIICNAINELSDSVSSKSEKTERVVELVIENVEQKAEEKPNGYTSSGDSSVEQLDTASLHSVITRIPSQESVDTHSENDSMSTAKFTHILQKDAFLVFRALCKLSMKPLPDGTPDPKSHELRSKILSLQLLLSILQNAGPVFRSNEMFITAIKQYLCVALSKNGVSSIPKVFELSLTIFLALLSNFKLHLKMQIEVFFKEIFLNILETTNSSFEHKWMVIQALTRICSDAQSVVDIYVNYDCDLSAANLFERLINDLFKVAQGRHTIELGASPNQEKAMKIRGLECLVSILKCMVEWSKDLYVNPNLQSTVGEQPPKETDNSSLKSRSGSVNSLHSLDSSGGNNEMLDSPEQLEVVKQQKEVWETGIEMFNKKPRKGLQFLQEQGLLGTEHEDVARFLLNDDRLDKTLIGDFLGENDDFSKGAMYAYVDQLEFSNMDFVAALRHFLDGFRLPGEAQKIDRLMEKFASRYCSCNPNNTYFSSADTAYVLGFSIIMLTTDLHSPQVKNKMTKEQYIKLNRGSTESKDVPEEYLSQIYDEIAGHEIKMKATINKPGKQQINSEKRRKILFNMEMEAISTAAKNLMESVSHVQTPFTLAKHLEHVRPMFKMAWTSFLAAFSVGLQDCDDPEVASLCLDGIRCAIRIACIFHMSLERDAYVQALARFTLLTANSPIMDMKAKNIDTIKTLIMVAHTDGNYLGNSWLDILKCISQLELAQLIGTGVRPEFLSGPAHKPPDPSSKEHIGQTSSQSVVVAVDRIFTGSIRLDGDAIVDFVKALCQVSLDELAYPGHPRMFSLQKIVEISYYNMGRIRLQWSRIWQVLGEHFNAVGCNPSEEICFFAVDSLRQLSMKFIEKGEFANFRFQKDFLRPFEHIMKRNVFTTIRDMVVRCVAQMVNSQASNIKSGWKNIFSVFHLAASDQEESIVELAFQTTGKIITELYVRQFSSMIDSFQDAVKCLSEFACNARFPDTSMEAIRLLRQSACHISESPHLFAEFGGMENDVTVTEEDRVWVRGWFPLLFSLSCVVNRCKLDVRTRALTVLFEIIKTYGDSFCPHWWRDLFKILFRIFDNMKLPEQHTEKAEWMTTTCNHALYAIVDVFTQYFDTLGPLLLEELYIQLHWCVQQENEQLAKSGTNCLENLVNSNGHKFNDDTWDKTCQCMLDIFNSTLPSALLTWKPDSIKTTAIIEQNGDAGINKGILKRPSLVDIRNADGLLLNGLMIKSVVQLELIQTIDNIVFYPATSRKEDAETLALVAADMTGNTSLTECQREEQGMYRLLSSSHLLLLTDCLLQSHRFAKTFNLNHEQRNLLWKAGYRGSVKPNLLKQESQSLACLLRILFKMYCDESRQGDWSVIEGKLISVCQEALEYFLKLQSETHREEWTSLLLLVLTRLLKMPDNRFAVHVSKYYPLLCEIVCFDLKAELRSILRRVFLRIGPVFHITKT
- the LOC123322854 gene encoding brefeldin A-inhibited guanine nucleotide-exchange protein 1 isoform X1, which gives rise to MMQSNSKTKEMFIIRALEKILNDREIKKSHHSQLKRACEVALGKILLHLFTVLLMFTLKFRFHVFLEEIKKELENDTTIETQTSDALPIPKSGEANILTTEKYFLPFELACQSKSARIVVTALDCLQKLIAYGHLTANVPDSTTPGKLLIDRIVETICACFTGPQTDEGVQLQIIKALLTVVTSQHVEVHEGTILLAVRTCYNIFLASKNLVNQTTARATLTQMLNVIFTRMENQALEAEVQSQLNLQQDNTTGRNCDIKKNNSTDKLCNSGENGNVECPKIEINCSESVDSPESPEVIVAEILDDIICNAINELSDSVSSKSEKTERVVELVIENVEQKAEEKPNGYTSSGDSSVEQLDTASLHSVITRIPSQESVDTHSENDSMSTAKFTHILQKDAFLVFRALCKLSMKPLPDGTPDPKSHELRSKILSLQLLLSILQNAGPVFRSNEMFITAIKQYLCVALSKNGVSSIPKVFELSLTIFLALLSNFKLHLKMQIEVFFKEIFLNILETTNSSFEHKWMVIQALTRICSDAQSVVDIYVNYDCDLSAANLFERLINDLFKVAQGRHTIELGASPNQEKAMKIRGLECLVSILKCMVEWSKDLYVNPNLQSTVGEQPPKETDNSSLKSRSGSVNSLHSLDSSGGNNEMLDSPEQLEVVKQQKEVWETGIEMFNKKPRKGLQFLQEQGLLGTEHEDVARFLLNDDRLDKTLIGDFLGENDDFSKGAMYAYVDQLEFSNMDFVAALRHFLDGFRLPGEAQKIDRLMEKFASRYCSCNPNNTYFSSADTAYVLGFSIIMLTTDLHSPQVKNKMTKEQYIKLNRGSTESKDVPEEYLSQIYDEIAGHEIKMKATINKPGKQQINSEKRRKILFNMEMEAISTAAKNLMESVSHVQTPFTLAKHLEHVRPMFKMAWTSFLAAFSVGLQDCDDPEVASLCLDGIRCAIRIACIFHMSLERDAYVQALARFTLLTANSPIMDMKAKNIDTIKTLIMVAHTDGNYLGNSWLDILKCISQLELAQLIGTGVRPEFLSGPAHKPPDPSSKEHIGQTSSQSVVVAVDRIFTGSIRLDGDAIVDFVKALCQVSLDELAYPGHPRMFSLQKIVEISYYNMGRIRLQWSRIWQVLGEHFNAVGCNPSEEICFFAVDSLRQLSMKFIEKGEFANFRFQKDFLRPFEHIMKRNVFTTIRDMVVRCVAQMVNSQASNIKSGWKNIFSVFHLAASDQEESIVELAFQTTGKIITELYVRQFSSMIDSFQDAVKCLSEFACNARFPDTSMEAIRLLRQSACHISESPHLFAEFGGMENDVTVTEEDRVWVRGWFPLLFSLSCVVNRCKLDVRTRALTVLFEIIKTYGDSFCPHWWRDLFKILFRIFDNMKLPEQHTEKAEWMTTTCNHALYAIVDVFTQYFDTLGPLLLEELYIQLHWCVQQENEQLAKSGTNCLENLVNSNGHKFNDDTWDKTCQCMLDIFNSTLPSALLTWKPDSIKTTAIIEQNGDAGINKGILKRPSLVDIRNADGLLLNGLMIKSVVQLELIQTIDNIVFYPATSRKEDAETLALVAADMTGNTSLTECQREEQGMYRLLSSSHLLLLTDCLLQSHRFAKTFNLNHEQRNLLWKAGYRGSVKPNLLKQESQSLACLLRILFKMYCDESRQGDWSVIEGKLISVCQEALEYFLKLQSETHREEWTSLLLLVLTRLLKMPDNRFAVHVSKYYPLLCEIVCFDLKAELRSILRRVFLRIGPVFHITKT